In Thalassococcus sp. S3, the sequence TTGCGGTGCGATTGGCAAGGTAAGCGGACGATGCCGGACTGCCGTCCGCTGTCAGCAGCCGAGAAAAGTCGGTGCCATCGGATTTCAGAGGTGGCAACTGAATGCGGGAGATGCCGGGCATTTCGGGCAACGCCAGGGCAAGGCCCCCGGATGCGATGCAGACGCTGTCGCCCCTGGCGGCAAAGGCGCGCGCCAGCATGTCGGCGCGGCGCAGGTGCCCGGTTCCCAAAAGATGCGTGACAGCGATGAAAACCTTCATAAGGCATCCTGAGAAACAAGGCGGATGGGCGCATCGGTCTCGGCGCCAAGCGACGACCCAAGCGTGATCACATATAAGCGGTTCCGCTTGATACGGAACGGTGCCGGACCCGAAAAATCCCAGCCATGCGCCATTGCAAGCAGAACCCGCATTACGCCAATATGCGTAACGGCAACCGTGTCCCGTTTCAGCGTTGCAAGCCAGGGCGAAAGGCGCGCCCTGATCTCGTCAGGGCTTTCCCCGCCCGGTGGACGATAGCTCCAGCCCCAATGCTCGATCGGCAGGTATCCCGAACCGGGTCTGTCGGCCAGTTCTGCTCCGTATTGCCCCTCCCAATCACCCCAGTTCATCTCGATCAGGGCGGGCTCTGTCGTTGCTTCCCGTTTGGCCACCAGGCGCGCGGTTTCTGTTGCGCGGCCAAGCGGACTGGCCACAAGATCGGCCTCCTCCCAAGGGGAGGGCAGGCCGAGATTGCCAAGGCTCACGCGGGCATCCTGATCGAGCGGGACGTCGCTGCGCCCCTGTATCCGACCGGCCCGGTTCCAGGCGGTATGGCCATGTCGAAGCAATGCAAGGCGGATCACGGCGCATTCTCCGCAAGTGGGCGCAAGGCGTCCGAAAGACGTTTCGCTGCCGACGCCAGAAGATGGTCGGCCGCGACCTTGGCGCGGGCTGCGTGCCCCTCTGCCGCGCGCAAATGGGGATTTGTCATCAGGCTCTCTATCCGTGCTGCCAGCGCGCGTGGACCGTCCTCGACGGTCGGTTGCGCGGCTTCGGCCAGCACGTCGATCACGCCCGGGCGGTTTTGCGCGACGACCGGCAAGCCAGCGGCTTGCGCCTCAAGATAGACCATTCCGAAGGCTTCGTTCACGCCCGGCCAGAAAAAGAGCGCCGCATCGCGGTAGGCTGACTGCAGCGCGTCCGGGGACAACTCTCCCAGAAATCTGACCCTTTCGGATGTCTCCTCAAAAAGCGCCTCGACGCTGGAACGGTTCGGACCGTCGCCTGCGATATCGAGCTTCCAGCCGGGTGTGCGCAGAAGGGGGAGCGTTTCGGCAATCAGGCGGTAGCTTTCCTGCTTGTCCCCTGCGCGCATCATTCCGGCGCTCAGAACGATGCTGTGTTTCTCGGGCCGGGCGGCTTCGGGCAGGGCGAGCCTTGGCAGGAAAGGGGGCAGGTGGATCAGACGCTGATGGGCGGGCCGGTATGCCTCCAGTGTTTCCTTGTCCTGAGCGGTCAGATAGAAAATCACGTCGGCCACATCGCAGGCCTTCTCCGCCGCTTCGGCAAATCGTGCCCAGCGGCCTGACAAACGCTTTCGCGCGCGCGTGGCCTCGATCTGGACATAGGGTTTGCCCTGTGCCCGGCTGAGCGTGGGTCCAAGAAGATCGGGCGCCTTGTAGTAGCTATGATAGGTCAGCCAGATGTCGAATTCTGCCGCTGACACGGCTTCGATCTCCGCCTTTGCCTGACGGAGTATCTGCTGCTGGCGTGAGGCATCTCCCTTGCCGTCACGGCTTTTGAACCTTGAGATCAGCGACACTTCGAACCCTGCATGTTCCAGTGCTTTGATCAATCCTCGCGCCATTTGGCGATCTCCCGACGGGACGGGATCGTCCGGCGCCTTCATGGGCGCATAGAACGCGATGCGGGTCATGCGCCTGACAGCATCTCGCTCAGACGGCGGGACAGCCGCTGGATCCCCGGTTCCATCTGAAAATCGGCGCGCAGCCGATGATAGGAGGCGTCGGCCATTTGCGCGGCGCGGTCGGGGTTTTCCGACAACGCGACGATGGCTTCGGCAAGGGTCTGCGGGTCGTCGCCCACCAAGGTGCCTTCGACACCGTCGGTGATGAATTCCGGAATGGCCGACACCGGGGTGGACAGGATCGGCAGGCGCTGGGACGCGGCTTCCATCAGCACATTTGGCAAACCGTCCCGATCCCCGTCCTCGGCCACGCGACTGGGCAGCACAAAAAGGTCGGCATGGCGCATCGCCTCGATCACCTCGGGCTGATCGCAGGCGCCGCGCCACGTAATGCGGGCGGAGATCCCGGCGGCATCGGCCTGCGCCGCAAGCGTCGTCTTCAGATCGCCGCCCCCGATATGGGTCCAGTGCCAATCGACGGTTTCGGGAAGCCGGGCAAAAGCGGCGAGCAGACGGTCAAAGCCTTTCTTTTCGACCAGACGTCCGACGGAGAGCATCGAAAACCGCCCCTGTGGGCTGCGCAAGATACGCGCGGGCGGAGGCGGAAAGCGGGCAAGATCCAGACCATGATAGACCAGATCAATCCGGTCGGGTGCCGCGGCCATATCCTTGAGGTGCTGGGCGCCGAACCCGGTGCATGTGGCACCAAAGGCCGCACCGGCCCGTGCCGGATCAAGCTTTTCCTGGATCTCCCAATCAGGGGAGGTCCAGATATCCTTTGCGTGGGCCGAAAAGCTCCAGGGCAGGCCGCGCATCACGGCTGCATATCGCGTGACCGATGCGGGCGTATGCAGGAAATGCGCATAAAGTCCTTGTGTTGCCTGCGGCAGTTCGGCGGCCATCACGCATGCTTGTCCAAAGCGGCGGATACGATTGTGCGACCGGTCACGCGCAAGATCCGACCGCCACAGGTCGTAGGCTTCGCGATATCCCGGCAGGCCGCGTGCGATCTCCCGGCACCGGGCGACGCGATCCGGTGCGTCGTGCAGATATTCGGGCAGATACCGCACCCTGGCTTTCAGCCTGTCATGCAGCGGATGGGTTTTCTGGTCCGTGGGATGTCTCAGCGACCAGATATCGAAACGATGGCCGCCTTCCTCCAGCGCGACGAGTTCCTGCGCGATGAAGGTTTCGGACAATCTGGGCCATCCCTTTACGACGACGGCGAGTGTAGGATTTTCAGTCATTCGGCTGCGCAGCGCCTTTCGGGGTTCAGCAGATGCGCAACCCGGCGTGTCACATAGTCCAGCCCATCAAGCACGCCGTCGGACATCGCGGCGGATGGTGGCGATTGCTCCGGCAAGGACCGGATGGCGCGGATCATGGCCTCGGTCGTCATGCCGTCGCGCTTTTCATCCAGCATGCGCACAAGGCCCAGATCCTCCGCACGGCTGGCGCGGATATATTGTTCAAGACGCGGCACCGTGCGGGGCACGATAACGGCAGGTTTGTCGAAGGACAAAACCTCGCAAAAAGTGTTGTAGCCGCCCATACAGATGACGCCCTGGGCGCCGGCGAACAGGGTTTCGATCTCGGATTCGAAGCCCACCGCACTCACACGACCATTCAGCCGCGCAACGCGGGCTTCAAAATCCTCCCGCGTGTCACCGGAAAGGAACGGACCATAGACCAGCTTGGCATCCGGTGTCAGATCGGGATCACGTTCGTAGGCCGAAAGGACGAGGTTCACGAGCGCCTTCCCATCCCCTCCGCCGCCCGGCGTGATCAGGATGTAGGGCGGCGCCTCCGCCGGATCAGGCTCTTCCTGCACCGTGCGGCGGAGATAGCCGGTCCAGTGCATTCTGGCCCTGACGGCATCGCTCAGCGGCAATCCTTCGGTCGGGTCATAGATCGAGCGCAGTCCGTAAACCCAGATTTCATCATAGAAGGTTTCCGCCGCGGTCAGTGCGCCCTTGCGGTCCCATTCCGCCGACAGCACTTCGGGTTCATCCAGAACGTCCCGCAGGCCCAGCACGATCTTGGTGCTGCCAGCCGTTCGCAACGTCTCAAGCGCAGGCAGCAACTCGCCGCGAAAGCCCGTGGGTTCCTTATCGACGACCAGCAGATCTGGTTCGTATTGCTCGATCGCGGACTGGATCAGCCCCGAGCGCAGAGCGGTCGTGCTGTCGATGTCCATCCCCAGCGTTTGCGAGACGTAGGTTCCGTCCCGGCGTTTGGTCACGCCGGGCAGGCGAATATGATCGACCCGCTGGGGAAAGGCAAAGCGGCCAGCCACCGGAGACCCGGTCAGAATCAGCGCAGAGGCCGTCGGATCCGCACGCGTGATCGCCGTCGCAAGCGTCTTGGAGCGACGCAAATGGCCCAGCCCGAACGTGTCGTGACTGTACAACATGACCCGCGCGGGCAGGTGTGGTGAGGACGATGCGGAGGCCTGAACCATGGTCTTGCCTTTGTCTTGTGCCAGGTCGGACTAAAGCCTCAGGTCGGCGCCTGATTTGCCGAATATCCCCTTGATGTCATAAAGAACGGCCCCCGTTTTGCCCAGCCTGCGGATGGCATCGCTTCCCATTGTGACGAATTGGTGATGAGCAACGGCCACAATAACGGCATCATAGGCCCCTTCTTGGGGGCTTTCGACGACGTTCACCCCGTGCTCTTCGCCCACTTTGGCCGCATCGACCCACGGATCATAAAGGTCCGCGGACACCGAATAGGATGCAAGCTCTTCAAAGATATCGGCTACGCGGGTGTTGCGTGTATCGGCGCAGTTTTCCTTGAAGGTGAACCCCATGATCAAAACGCGGGCTTGGGAAAGATCCATTTTCCGGGCCAGCATTTCCTTGATCAGCGTCTGGGTGACATGCTTGCCCATTTGATCGTTGATGCGGCGACCGGCCAGGATCACCTCCGGGTGATAGCCAAGCTGCTCCGCGCGGTAGGTCAGATAATAGGGATCGACGCCAATGCAGTGCCCCCCGACCAATCCCGGCTTAAAGGGTAGAAAGTTCCATTTCGTCCCAGCGGCTTCCAGCACTTCCAGGGTGTCGAGGCCGAGACGCGAGAAGATCAGCGAAAACTCGTTCACAAGAGCGATGTTGAGATCCCTTTGCGTGTTCTCGATCACCTTGGCTGCCTCAGCCGTCATGATAGAACTGGCACGGTGCAGCCCGGACTTCACGACGGGGGTATAAAGCGCCTCGACCCGGTCAAGGGTTTCGTCGTCCTGGGCCGAGATGATCTTGACGACATTCTCCATCGAATGTTCGGCATCGCCGGGGTTCACGCGTTCGGGTGAATAGGCAAGCTTTATCTGCTCACGCAGTTTCAGCCCGCTTCCGTCTGCCAGCGCTGGGCCGCAGATCTCCTCGGTCACGCCGGGGTAGACGGTGGATTCAACAACCACCAATGCGCCTTCGGTCAGATGCGGGGCAATCATCGCGCAAGCCGACAGAAGCGGAGACAGGTCGGGCTTGCGGGCGTCCGTGATTGGCGTCGGAACGGCAATGATGAAGACGGTGCAGCCCGCAAGGTCCTGCGAAGAGGTGCTGAACCGGGCGTTTGTCGCCTTCAGCGAGGTCTCGGACACTTCTCCATTGCGGTCCTGCCCTGCCGTCAGACCGGAGACCAGATCTGTATCGGTGTCAAAACCAAGCGTGTCGAAACCCGCGCGTGCCAGGGCCAGCGCAAGCGGCAAGCCGACATATCCCAGACCCAGAACGGCGATCTGTTCTTTCGCCAAATCCCTTGCCATTTCGCCACCCCATGCGCGTTTCGATGGCGAGGGTGCATCGTGCGACCCCTCTCGTCCGAACTTGCCTTCGGACCTCATCAATCTCCACGCCTAGGTATTCAAAACCGTCTGGAATGCAATCGCACATTCCGGAATGTGCCATTTCGGCCACCTTATCGGACATGTTGTGAGCCTTCGTGATCGACGGAGATGGCCTTTTCGGGCTTTAATCTTGCAGACATGCAACGACGCGCTGGCTTTTTTGCGTGAGGACGAGGTTTCGATAATGCGTTTGTTTCTTGCGGCTCTCTTTACCTTGATCGTCGGCCTGTCCGGAGGCCTCCCGGCGCAAGCGCAAAGCCTCTTGGGCCTTGGGACCTCGTCGGGGGAGACAGCGGAAACGCCCCCTGAAAACGATCTGGCAGAGACGCTGCGCGAAGCCGCCGAAGCCGGGCTGAGTGTTATCGTGGTCGATGGCAACGGAACCCTCCTTTCGGCGCCGCCGCCCGAGGTCGAGCCGGAAGAGGCGCCCGGCATGGGCATGGAGGGCGCGTCTGAGCTGATGAAAGTCCAGGCACGGACGCAGGCCTTTCGCGAGACGCTAGAGGAACGGCTGGCTGCCTTCCCGGATTCTGTGGACGAGGTCGCCTACATCCTCAGAGCGACAAGCCCCGACGGTCGGATCATGACCTATGTCGAGGCGCTGTTCTGGAGCGTTATCCTGTTCGCCGTGGGGCGGGTGGTCACTGTCGAGATTTACGGCAAACGCTTTGCCCGCCGGTTTGTGGTCGCGCGGATCCTTGAAAACCCGCAGGGTTATCGCGAGAAGATGCCCTTTCTCGTCTTCCGCTTTATCATGGGGATCGGGGGCACGTTGGTCACCATGCTCGTGGCCTATGTCCTAGGATCGCTCATCTTTGGGCCGGTCGAGGATCTTTCGCTTCAATTCACGATCACCGCGATCTACGTGACGTTTTTTCTTGCGCGGACGGTCGGGGATCTCTGGCGCATGGTTCTGTCGCCGTTTCTCAGTCAATACCGGATCCCGAAGTTTTCGGACCGGGATGCCAAGCGCCTGTATCATTTCCTGTTCTGGACAGCCGCCCTGGATATCTCGGTCATCATGTTCAGCACCTGGCTGGCCGATTTCGGGCTGAACTATAACGTCTATGCGATCGTCTACGGCGCGCTTTCGCTGGTGGTGCTCTTTGCCGAGATCCTGATGGTGCTGTTCAACAAGGCGGCCATCTCGAACGCGATCCGCAACGGGCGCCCCGCGGACGAGGTGCCCTGGCTGACGCGTTATCTGTCCTATCTCTGGGCCCCGGTGGTCATCGGCTATTTCATCTTCGGATGGTTCGAACTGGCCTTCGACCTGGTGTTGGAGCAAGACACCTCCATCCCGCTGATTGCTGGCGCTTATGGCGTGCTTCTGTCGATCATCGTGGTCTACGGCGTGATCAATTATCTCATCGAAAGCTACTTCGAACGGTCGCGCAGGCTGCAAGCCTTGAACGAGGCCGGCGGGGATGCGGATACGGATGAGGCTGCCGAGGAGCAGATCCTACCGCAAGAACAGCACCGAATGACGACCTATCAGCAATTGGCCCATCGCGTTTCGGGTATCCTTGCCTTTGTGGCGGGCAGCTATGCGTTGATCCGCATCTGGGACAGCGACAACGACATTCTGATGGATTCCGCTGTCGACCGGGCGCTTGACGTCGTCTTTATCATGTTCATCGGATACATCGTCTACCACGTCTTCCGCATCTGGATCGACAGCAAGATCGCGGAAGAAACCAGCGACATGCCCGAGGCGGAATTGGGCGACGAAGGCGGTGGCGCATCAAGTGCCAGCCGGCTTGCCACGCTCCTGCCGCTTTTCCGCAACTTCATCCTGGCGGTCGTTGTGGTGTCGATCATTCTGGTTGCGCTGCTTGAGCTGGGGATCAACGTCAGCCCGCTTTTCGCCGGGGCCGGTGTTGTCGGCCTTGCCGTGGGCTTTGGGGCGCAGACCCTTGTGAGGGATATCTTTTCCGGGGCCTTTTTCCTGCTCGACGATGCATTCCGCAAAGGGGAATATATCGACATCGGTGACGTGAAAGGGACGGTCGAGAAAATCTCGGTCCGCTCCTTTCAGCTTCGCCATCATCTGGGCGCTCTGCACACGATCCCGTTTGGCGAAATTCAAGTGCTGACCAATTACTCACGAGACTGGGTGATGATGAAGCTGCCGTTGCGCGTGACCTACGACACCGACGTCGAGAAGGTGCGCAAGCTGATCAAGAAGCTGGGGCAGGACTTGCTCAGCGACCCGGTGATCGGAGATACATTCATTCAGCCGCTCAAATCGCAAGGCGTGATCGAGATGCAGGACAGCGCGATGATCATTCGGGTGAAGTTCATGACCAAGCCCGGTGATCAATGGCTTGTCCGCAAGAAGGTCTTCCAGGAAATCCGGGATCTTTTTGAAAAGGAAGGCATCAAATTCGCGCATCGCGAGGTGACGGTCAGGCTGGCCGATGAGCCGAATGGCCCGATGACGCCAAAGCAAAAAGAGGCTGTGACCGGCGCCGTTCAGGCAGCGATGGACGAGGATCTTTTGGACGTCCACGAAGGGTCGGGAGACGACAGGTAATCCGAGCCGTCACTCCGATCCCTTCGAGTGCTTGAGAAGCTGTGCCAGATCATGCCGCATCGCGCAGATGGCATGGCATTGCGGAAATCCCATCATCTCCTCAAGCGCCTCGTCAAAGCTTTTGAGAACTTCGACTTCGCTTTCATACATCCGCTCCAAAGCGTCTGCATCCACGTCTCCGACAAGGGCTTGCAACGAAATCATGGTGTCGTTGACGGTAGGCATCAAAGACCCGTTCAGGTCTGGTGTGACGCCGAACCCTCGCAGCATACCAGACAATTCCGCCACATGGTTCTCATGCAGTCCGCGCAAACTTTGTGCGACGGCGCGTATTTCCGGCTCGGCCTCGTCCACGATGATCGAATATCCCGACAATGCATCGCGGCTGCGCGTGACGATAGTCTGAAGTTTTATCAGTGCTTCGTGGCTCGGGATCGTATCGACGTCCATTCCGCTCTCCTTCGCGTTCCTCTTTTCGGTAAACGCAAAGCCGGCACGGTCAGTTCCCGTGCCAGGCAGCAAAGATGGCCCGGCTAGTTTTCATAGGGGTCCAGACTGTCCCTGAGACCGTCGCCAAGAAAGTTGAACGCCAGCACGACGATCACGATCGGCAGCATCGGGATTGCCGTCCATGGATAGATCTCGATATTTGCGAGGTTCTGAGCGTCGTTGAGCATCACGCCCCAGCTGACCGCGGGCGCCCGCAGGCCAAGGCCAAGAAAGCTCAATGCCGTCTCACCCAGGATCATCGCAGGGATGGAGAGTGTAGCCGAGGCGATCAGGTGACTGACGAAATTCGGAAGCAAATGTCGTCGGATGACCCGGCCCGACGAGGCCCCCATCATTTCCGCTGCCCGCACATATTCTTCCTCACGCAGTGACAGGAACTTGGCCCGCACCGCCCGGGCGAGGCCGGGCCAATCCAGGATGCCCAGGATGATCGAGATTATGAAGAAAACGGCCACCGGCCCCCAATTGGACGGTACGGCCGCAGACAATGCAAGCCAGAGCGGCAATTCGGGCAAAGACCTGAGAACTTCGATTGTGCGCTGGATAAGCCAGTCAATCTTGCCGCCGAAATAGCCCGCGATGCTGCCAAAGCCGATGCCAAGGAAGAAAGAGACCGAGATGCCGATCAGCCCCACCGTCAGCGATAATTGTGCGCCGTAAAGAATGCGGCTGAAAACATCCCGCCCCAACCTGTCAGAGCCCAGGAGGAAAACCGTCGCACCTTCCGGCGCGCAGAAGAGATGCCGGTCGGTGCTGACAAGGCCTGCGAGCCGGTATGTTCCGCCGCGACAGAAAAACTGCAGCGGCATGGGACGGGAGAGGTCCGTTTCATATTGCCAGCGGAAGTTT encodes:
- a CDS encoding DUF2383 domain-containing protein, which translates into the protein MDVDTIPSHEALIKLQTIVTRSRDALSGYSIIVDEAEPEIRAVAQSLRGLHENHVAELSGMLRGFGVTPDLNGSLMPTVNDTMISLQALVGDVDADALERMYESEVEVLKSFDEALEEMMGFPQCHAICAMRHDLAQLLKHSKGSE
- a CDS encoding glycosyltransferase family 4 protein, with translation MTRIAFYAPMKAPDDPVPSGDRQMARGLIKALEHAGFEVSLISRFKSRDGKGDASRQQQILRQAKAEIEAVSAAEFDIWLTYHSYYKAPDLLGPTLSRAQGKPYVQIEATRARKRLSGRWARFAEAAEKACDVADVIFYLTAQDKETLEAYRPAHQRLIHLPPFLPRLALPEAARPEKHSIVLSAGMMRAGDKQESYRLIAETLPLLRTPGWKLDIAGDGPNRSSVEALFEETSERVRFLGELSPDALQSAYRDAALFFWPGVNEAFGMVYLEAQAAGLPVVAQNRPGVIDVLAEAAQPTVEDGPRALAARIESLMTNPHLRAAEGHAARAKVAADHLLASAAKRLSDALRPLAENAP
- a CDS encoding mechanosensitive ion channel family protein, encoding MRLFLAALFTLIVGLSGGLPAQAQSLLGLGTSSGETAETPPENDLAETLREAAEAGLSVIVVDGNGTLLSAPPPEVEPEEAPGMGMEGASELMKVQARTQAFRETLEERLAAFPDSVDEVAYILRATSPDGRIMTYVEALFWSVILFAVGRVVTVEIYGKRFARRFVVARILENPQGYREKMPFLVFRFIMGIGGTLVTMLVAYVLGSLIFGPVEDLSLQFTITAIYVTFFLARTVGDLWRMVLSPFLSQYRIPKFSDRDAKRLYHFLFWTAALDISVIMFSTWLADFGLNYNVYAIVYGALSLVVLFAEILMVLFNKAAISNAIRNGRPADEVPWLTRYLSYLWAPVVIGYFIFGWFELAFDLVLEQDTSIPLIAGAYGVLLSIIVVYGVINYLIESYFERSRRLQALNEAGGDADTDEAAEEQILPQEQHRMTTYQQLAHRVSGILAFVAGSYALIRIWDSDNDILMDSAVDRALDVVFIMFIGYIVYHVFRIWIDSKIAEETSDMPEAELGDEGGGASSASRLATLLPLFRNFILAVVVVSIILVALLELGINVSPLFAGAGVVGLAVGFGAQTLVRDIFSGAFFLLDDAFRKGEYIDIGDVKGTVEKISVRSFQLRHHLGALHTIPFGEIQVLTNYSRDWVMMKLPLRVTYDTDVEKVRKLIKKLGQDLLSDPVIGDTFIQPLKSQGVIEMQDSAMIIRVKFMTKPGDQWLVRKKVFQEIRDLFEKEGIKFAHREVTVRLADEPNGPMTPKQKEAVTGAVQAAMDEDLLDVHEGSGDDR
- a CDS encoding ABC transporter permease, with protein sequence MTTLPDGRYVDDAPYDPNENINRIERADMDAPNWLLVWRKFRSHRLGLISGIFLLFSYLMLPFAGFIAPYTANERNADYLYAPPQSINWFHEGEFVGPFVYPRTALVDLENFRWQYETDLSRPMPLQFFCRGGTYRLAGLVSTDRHLFCAPEGATVFLLGSDRLGRDVFSRILYGAQLSLTVGLIGISVSFFLGIGFGSIAGYFGGKIDWLIQRTIEVLRSLPELPLWLALSAAVPSNWGPVAVFFIISIILGILDWPGLARAVRAKFLSLREEEYVRAAEMMGASSGRVIRRHLLPNFVSHLIASATLSIPAMILGETALSFLGLGLRAPAVSWGVMLNDAQNLANIEIYPWTAIPMLPIVIVVLAFNFLGDGLRDSLDPYEN
- a CDS encoding histidine phosphatase family protein encodes the protein MIRLALLRHGHTAWNRAGRIQGRSDVPLDQDARVSLGNLGLPSPWEEADLVASPLGRATETARLVAKREATTEPALIEMNWGDWEGQYGAELADRPGSGYLPIEHWGWSYRPPGGESPDEIRARLSPWLATLKRDTVAVTHIGVMRVLLAMAHGWDFSGPAPFRIKRNRLYVITLGSSLGAETDAPIRLVSQDAL
- a CDS encoding glycosyltransferase family 4 protein — protein: MTENPTLAVVVKGWPRLSETFIAQELVALEEGGHRFDIWSLRHPTDQKTHPLHDRLKARVRYLPEYLHDAPDRVARCREIARGLPGYREAYDLWRSDLARDRSHNRIRRFGQACVMAAELPQATQGLYAHFLHTPASVTRYAAVMRGLPWSFSAHAKDIWTSPDWEIQEKLDPARAGAAFGATCTGFGAQHLKDMAAAPDRIDLVYHGLDLARFPPPPARILRSPQGRFSMLSVGRLVEKKGFDRLLAAFARLPETVDWHWTHIGGGDLKTTLAAQADAAGISARITWRGACDQPEVIEAMRHADLFVLPSRVAEDGDRDGLPNVLMEAASQRLPILSTPVSAIPEFITDGVEGTLVGDDPQTLAEAIVALSENPDRAAQMADASYHRLRADFQMEPGIQRLSRRLSEMLSGA
- a CDS encoding glycosyltransferase family protein, which codes for MVQASASSSPHLPARVMLYSHDTFGLGHLRRSKTLATAITRADPTASALILTGSPVAGRFAFPQRVDHIRLPGVTKRRDGTYVSQTLGMDIDSTTALRSGLIQSAIEQYEPDLLVVDKEPTGFRGELLPALETLRTAGSTKIVLGLRDVLDEPEVLSAEWDRKGALTAAETFYDEIWVYGLRSIYDPTEGLPLSDAVRARMHWTGYLRRTVQEEPDPAEAPPYILITPGGGGDGKALVNLVLSAYERDPDLTPDAKLVYGPFLSGDTREDFEARVARLNGRVSAVGFESEIETLFAGAQGVICMGGYNTFCEVLSFDKPAVIVPRTVPRLEQYIRASRAEDLGLVRMLDEKRDGMTTEAMIRAIRSLPEQSPPSAAMSDGVLDGLDYVTRRVAHLLNPERRCAAE
- a CDS encoding nucleotide sugar dehydrogenase, producing the protein MARDLAKEQIAVLGLGYVGLPLALALARAGFDTLGFDTDTDLVSGLTAGQDRNGEVSETSLKATNARFSTSSQDLAGCTVFIIAVPTPITDARKPDLSPLLSACAMIAPHLTEGALVVVESTVYPGVTEEICGPALADGSGLKLREQIKLAYSPERVNPGDAEHSMENVVKIISAQDDETLDRVEALYTPVVKSGLHRASSIMTAEAAKVIENTQRDLNIALVNEFSLIFSRLGLDTLEVLEAAGTKWNFLPFKPGLVGGHCIGVDPYYLTYRAEQLGYHPEVILAGRRINDQMGKHVTQTLIKEMLARKMDLSQARVLIMGFTFKENCADTRNTRVADIFEELASYSVSADLYDPWVDAAKVGEEHGVNVVESPQEGAYDAVIVAVAHHQFVTMGSDAIRRLGKTGAVLYDIKGIFGKSGADLRL